A section of the Vibrio vulnificus CMCP6 genome encodes:
- a CDS encoding ABC transporter permease — protein sequence MEHVNKAPSVWGRFKESDFLYYFKRDKVAMSSFAVFMLFLLLAIAAPLIAPSNPYDLSSIDIMDAELPPSWMEGGDENFVLGTDEQGRDILSTILYGSRLSLTIGFLAVALQLFLGIVIGLSAGYFGGRIDNFLMRFADVQLSFSTMMVAIIVSAIFKASFGSDFYSQYAVVMLVVIIGVAEWPQYARTIRASVLAEKKKEYVEAARVMGFKAPRIMFRHILPNCLSPILVISTVQVANAIMSEAALSFLGLGLPVDQPSLGALISIGFNYIFSGAWWITAFPGIVLVTLVLVINLLGDWLRDVFNPKIYKG from the coding sequence ATGGAACACGTTAATAAAGCTCCTTCTGTATGGGGACGCTTTAAAGAATCGGATTTTCTTTACTATTTTAAACGCGACAAAGTGGCGATGAGCAGCTTCGCAGTGTTCATGCTGTTTTTGCTGTTGGCGATTGCCGCGCCGTTAATCGCGCCGAGCAACCCATATGATCTCTCATCGATTGACATTATGGACGCGGAGCTGCCGCCATCTTGGATGGAAGGTGGTGATGAAAACTTCGTGCTGGGCACCGATGAGCAAGGTCGCGATATTCTTTCCACCATCTTATATGGTTCGCGTCTGTCGCTCACCATTGGCTTCTTGGCGGTGGCGCTGCAGCTGTTTTTGGGCATCGTGATTGGCCTGTCGGCGGGTTACTTTGGTGGCCGTATTGACAACTTCTTGATGCGTTTTGCGGATGTTCAGCTCTCCTTCTCGACCATGATGGTGGCGATTATTGTCTCGGCGATTTTTAAAGCCAGTTTCGGCAGTGATTTCTACAGCCAATATGCGGTGGTGATGCTGGTGGTGATCATCGGTGTGGCGGAATGGCCACAATACGCACGTACGATTCGCGCCTCGGTATTGGCGGAGAAGAAGAAAGAGTACGTTGAAGCGGCACGTGTGATGGGCTTTAAAGCACCGCGCATCATGTTCCGTCATATTCTGCCGAACTGTTTATCACCGATTTTGGTTATCTCAACCGTGCAAGTCGCCAACGCGATCATGTCGGAAGCGGCGCTCTCGTTCTTAGGGCTGGGTTTGCCCGTTGACCAACCGTCATTGGGCGCATTGATCAGCATTGGTTTTAACTACATCTTCTCCGGCGCTTGGTGGATCACCGCCTTCCCTGGCATTGTGCTGGTGACGCTGGTGTTAGTGATCAACCTATTGGGTGACTGGTTACGTGACGTATTTAACCCAAAAATCTACAAAGGGTGA